In Williamsia sp. DF01-3, the genomic window CTCCAGTATCTCAACAACCCGCCCTCTAGTGCACTACCCCCGCCCTTATCCGCGGTGTGACGGCGCATGCAACTACTCGCCTGACTCGCCCGGCTACCGCCGACGGGGCCACAGGCTTCTCGACGCCCCCGCGTTCGGAACAGGGTGGTGGCTTCGCCTGTGCTCAACCAATGACTTTTACGGTGGTGTGGTTACCGTAGGGCGTTATGGCGCCACGATATGCGATCGAATACATCGACGATCTCGATGACACCCCCTCGATCTAGACGAGGTGCACACGGTGCGGTGGTCGTGGCTCGGGGTGGACTATCACCTCGATACCAGCACCGCGAACCTGGAAAAGATCGAAGCCGGACAGGTATCGCTAGCGACGGTGTTGGCCAAGTCCACGCGGATCGGTGGCCGTGCCCGCTCGACCGCACCCAAACACCACCCCCGCCCCGACACCCCACCACCTGCTGATGGTGGGGTGCGTGTCTGGGCGCGAAGGCAGGGTTACGACATCGCTGAGCGTGGCCGTATCCCCGTGGCGATCACTCGGGCCTACAACGATGCCCACTAATTGTTTGCCGCTCAACGGGTTTCAGTGTGTCCACGTAACCGGGACGGGCGGTGGGCACAGCGACGGTTCCCTTTTCAGCTCAGCGCGTCGATGGCGTCGGCGAGGGTGGAGCAGATCAGAATGAACTCGCCAAGCCCACCTACCTGCAAGGGGGTGTGGGTGGCGCCGCCGGCGACGACAGCGAACCTGCCGGTGGGGCCAACGGCTTGTTTCGCTGCCAAAAGAATGGACATGCCAGCGCTGGCGAGGAACTCTACGTCGGTGAGGTCGATGATCAGCCCAGCCGGGTCACCGGCGGCGATGATGGTGATGGCGTCGGTCAGCTGTTGCGCGGTCAGCAAATCAATACTGCCGGCCACGGTCACAATCACCAGATCCTCGCGGTGAGTCGTGGTGATGGTCACGCTGGAACTGGTGGGGTTTTCGAGCACGCTTGAGACTCTCTTCCGCGAAAGAAATGGGTGGAACACCAACCGCGCACCACACTGTCCGAGCCGCAGCCTCTAGCCACCATCATCATACGAATGTTGGGTGACCCACGGCGGATCGCCTACAGCCTGGTCGCAAGAACGCACCCGAGTATTCAGTCCCCTAGGTGTGACAACCCCACCGGCCACCGCCAACCCGACGCTCACAACCCCGTGTCGTGCATCGCGGTACCCGCGCTCGACCCGTCCCCTGTCGACACCGGCCTGGACACCACCACGAGTCCGAACCGGACGACACCGCCCAACAACCGTATCCACAGGTAGGTATACCGATATGCGACGAACGGGCTGCACCTCAGCAGATTTGACTCACGATGCCTATTCGTCGTCAACAGAATTGACACGGCCTAGGGCCGGGCGTTCGCTCCTCGTCGAGGCAGATCGAGGCAGATCGGGGCCTTCGGCGTCTGTGGCGTGATGGCCGTGTCGTGCCGGCCGTCAGCGATGTGCTCAAGTCTGGCTGTTGGTCCGCTTGTGGCCAGCTTGGGTGCGGTAAGAATGGGCGCATGAAGTGGACCGATACACACGTTCATATTGTCGATTTTCTGCAGCGCCCGGCGGACTGTGACGGTTTGGTTCGATCACTGCGCGACGGCGGCGCGGAACGTGCTGTGGTCTTCGGTCTGCCGGTGAAGAAGAAGTGGTCTACCGCCGAGCCTCTCAAACCTAGTTACTACCTCGATGACAACGCGCCGTGTCACTACCATTCGTTGACCGATGTCCTCGTGCTCGATGCTCTCGCTGTGTTCGATGAAGCCAGCGATCTTCAGGTGGCGCCCTTGATCTGCGGTTTCGACCCGACAGACCGCCTGGCTATCGAGCATCTCGAAGCCGTATGGAGCAGGTCTGACCGCTGGGCCGGCGTCGGTGAGGTATTGCTGCGCCACGACGATCTGACGAACCTGACCCGAGGCGAAACCCCCGTCGCGGACCATCCCGCAATGGACAATGTGCTCAGTTTCTGTGCTGACAAACGGGTTCCCATCTCGGTACATCACGACTCCAGTTCGGCCGGGCGTCCCTCAGAACACGAGTACATCGAGCCGTTCGAGAACGCCATTCGCAAACACCGGGCTACCCGCATCGTGTGGTGCCATGCTGGCGTATCGCGTCGAGTGCATCCCGATGACCAGATTGACCTGGTCGAGGCCCTCCTGTCCCGGCACCGCAATCTGACCGTTGAGCTGTCCTGGATCATTCTTGACGCCATTGTTGACGGCGGCGACGTGAACCCTGACTGGCGTGCATTGATCTGCAAGTTCACCGACCAATTCGTGGTGGGCTCAGACAGCATTGCCGACCCAGACATGATTACCCACCGTGCCGGCCAGATCGATCGGCTGCTGCAAGCGCTCCCCCGTCGGTAGCTCGAGCGGTCGGTACCGATACCGCCGGCGAACTATGGTTCGGTTAACGCCCACTCGCTGACTTGTGGAAATCGGGACTTCCACGGCGGCGTTTGGCGCGCAACGTCCACAATGTCGGTGAATGGTCCGCGGGCCAGGACTGTCGCTGTCGAGTTCACGGTCTGTTCCGTTACTGGTGACGAAACGTAAAGTGCCGCAACAGGTAACGCCCATAAGAGACCTTATGTAAGGTAGAAGCCGGAAAGTCCTGTAAGAGTGGCATATTCGCATACCACTGTTGATAACATTATGTCCGTGAGTAGATCCCGAGCCGACAAGAACCGCGCCCGCAAAGCACGGCTCGCCGCCGACGAACGTCGACGCGAAGAACACGCACGGCTGGTCCTCGAGCGCCACGGCGATCCGCACTATGTCCAGCGAGACGTCGACCCATCGTCAGGCCATGTCACCCTGGCAATGTCTGCGGAGCATCCCCAGGCCGCGGAGATGGCCGGCGCCCTCGAAGCCCTGCGGCGCGACTTCGTGGACCGCTTCGGCCGCAAACCCGGACCGAGCGATCCGCTCCTGGCCGACCCAGATGCCGCCGTGCCTACCCCGCTATCTGCGGATGCGTTCGACGCGATGCTCGATCGACTTGCCGACGGCGTGGACGACCCGGTCGTCAAGGCCAAAGTCCTCGCCAGCAAAGACGTCGGCTACATCCTGACCGAAGACACCTTGCATCTATTTAGTGCCTACGAGATCGACCTTTGGGAAGCAGCACTCGACCGGCACCTCGACGAGCGGTGACCATCGTGCGCGGCGGGCCATCCTCCAGTGGCCGGGGTGGACTTTTCCGACACGATCTGGCATATTCGAACGTATCGAAAGGTCTTTCGTTCTGTTCGTATAGTGAGGTGGTTCGGCATGGCAACACAAACCCAGGCGCTCACATCTGAGACGTTCCTGCCCGAGCATGCTGACCAGCTGGCGCCGGTGTTGAGTTTCTTGCAAGCCCATGAACGGTCAGCGGGGACTACTGCCCAGCCTGCATACGCCCTGGTCGGGGTCGACGAGCACGATCGAATCGAGCTGCCGGAGAACCTTCATCAGGTCCTCAAGCGGGTAGTTGAGGCAATGTCTCAAGGCCGAGCTGTCACCGTGGCGCCGCAGAGCATGACCCTCACGACGCAGCAGGCCGCCGACCTGCTCGGCGTGAGTCGGCCTACTATCGTCCGGTTGATCAACGACGACCAGATCGCCGCCGAGCGGGTTGGCAATCGGCATCGGCTGCTGCTTGACGACGTGCTTGCCTACCGAGATGCCCGTCGGACACGGCAATACGACGCAATTGCGGTGACGTCGGTGCCTATCGACGTCGAGGATGACCCAGAGGTGATCCGACGGCAGCTGCGCGAGGCCCGTAAAGCAGTCGCAGCCCGTCGCAAGACAGCGAAAAAAGCTGGCTGACACAATAAACCCATGTTCGTAGCCGTTCTCGACACCTGCGTACTGTGGCCGAGCCTGCAACGAGACGTCCTGCTCTCACTCGCAGCCGAGAACCTATATCGCCCCCTATGGTCGGACGCCATCCTTGAAGAACTCGAGTTCCACGAGGCGCGCAAACTCGTTGACCGAGGCGCCGATCCGGAACGCGCCGCGGCACGAGCAGCGCACCTCGTAGAGCAGATGGCAGCTGCGTTCGACGATGCCTGCGTCGTTGGCTGGGAGGTGCTCGACGGGTCATTTAGCCTCCCGGATCCAGACGATGAGCACCTCGTGGCAGCAGCTGTCATCGGTGGTGCAGAGGCGATCGTTTCCAACAACATCTCAGACCTCCCCAAGGGAGAGTGCCCGCTCAGATTCAGGTGATCAAACCACCTGTGTTCGTTGCTGACACGGTAGCGGTGTCGCCCGACGCTGCGGTCCGCGCGCTGCGGACGATGATTGGCCGACGCACCAATCCTCCTGAAACACTCGAGCATGTACTCGAAGTACTAGAGCGGCGATACGGCATGGTCGACGCCGTCGAGATGATCCGAGCCGCCGCGAGCTAGATCCAACGAAAGTCGTTGGCGTGCAACCAATAATAGATATTATGTCAAGTAAACTTGACAAGTCACTGGCGGGAGGGTGCGGGGCCGCAGAGTCGGCGCGCGGGCGTCGGGTCTTCATCCGAGGACGGTTGACGAAGCATGGCAGCGCCTGTCCTCTCTGGGGAGGCATTTTCTGTGTGAGCACGTCGCAACCTGCTGCAATGCGGCAGTAACCAAACCAAACCGGTATCGGAAATACCGATTTGCGAATCTGGCTCAGATCATCGCAGGAGCAACGGGGCCCGTCGGTGGTCGGATGGCCGATCTCTACTAAAACATGGAGTTAGACATGAGCATCAATTTCACAATGTCCACCGAACAACGAAAGTTGCAACACGAGGTGCGCGAGTTCTCCGAGAACGTTCTCGCACCGGTGATCGCCGAGGCGGACGCAGAACCCAACCCGCTCATCGGGTTTCAGATGACCAAGCCCGCCTACATCGAGTCCTACCATGCCGGTATCGCCATGTGCATGCTCCCCATGCAGTATGGCGGCGGCGGTGTGTCCTGCGTCGATCTGGTGATCGCGGCCGAGGAGATTTGCGTTGTGGATCCCGGATTTGCCTGTACGGTCCTGTGCAACGGGCTCGGACTGATGCCCGTGGCGTGGTACGGCAGCGATGAGCAGAAGGAGAAGTTCCTCACCGCGGCGACGTCCGACCCCACCGGCGAGTACCTGGGTGGCTGGACCGCCAGCGAACCGCCCGGGAATCCTGCCGGGACAGCGAACTTCGACATCCAGCTGCCGCGGCCCGCCGGTGTCGGCCTGACTGCCGTGCGCGACGGCGACGACTACATCGTCAACGGTCGCAAGTACTGGCCCTCATCGGCGGGCTGGGACGAGCGCGGCGTGAATGCCGGCACACTGATCGTCCGCACCGACTCAGACAAGGGCGGCACCGAGGGTCTGTCCGCGCTGATCCTCGAGCGCGACACTCCCGGCGTCACCTTCAAGCATCTCGACAAGATCGGGCATCGATTGGCCTCCAATGCCGAGATCGTTTTCGAAGACGCCCGAATCCCGGCCGCGAACCTGCTGCCTGGCGCCGTAGGCAACGGCGACCTGGTCATCAACCGCAACTTCGCCTGGTCAGGCCCGGTCGCGGCGATCGCCGCCGTCGGAATGGCACGCGCTGCCTACGAGATGGCACTGGACTGGGCCAAGAACAACACCGCGGGCGGATTGCAACCGATCATCGGTTTCCAGAACGTTGGCTACGTCCTCGGGGACGTGGCATCCAAGATCGAGATGGCCCGGTACTTCTCCTGGCGCGCAGCTGACTACCTGGACAAGCACGACCAGCATGCAGAATTAGTTGGCGCCATGAACAAGATTCAGGTCACCGAGCTCATGTTTGACTGCGTCTACAAGTGCATGCAGATCGTCGGCGTCAACAGCCTGGAGACCAAGAACGGCTTCGGCAAGCTCCTGCGCGAAGCAGCCGTTCTCCCCATCTACGACGGCGGGAACATGGGTATGCAGCGTCGCCGCGTCCACGGCATCATCGCAGACCCCGCCTTCAACCCGCGCGCGATCATGGAAGACGAGTACGTACGCTTCGGCAAAGAACACGAGAGTATCGGCACCATCGCTGGCTGATGCCCCACACAGTTGGGGCCAGCCGGTAGGGACCCATCTCACCGGCTGGCCCCGGCTCACGTGCCGCTCAGTAAGACGGGACGGTTTCGCGAAGGTAATATTCGGCTGGCGGGCGGCAATGGAGGCACAGCGGGCATGAAGCACACGACTCACGCCGACTACGCACTGCGTGTGCTGCTCTACTTGCGAGTGGCGCCCGGTCGCCGGGGTTCGGTCGGTGACATCGCTGCTGCGCATAAGATTTCGCGTAACCATCTGGACAAGGTCGTCCAACGACTTGCCGGCGCAGGCCTGGTCGAGACAGTCCGTGGCCGAGCCGGTGGCGTGCACCTCGTCCGCGATCCGTCCGAGATCACCGTGGGCGAGATCATGCGGACCATGGAGACGGACTTCGCCGTGGTCGAGTGCCTCGGGCCGGTTCGGTACTGCCGGATTGCAGGTGTCTGTGGTGCCCGTGACGTCTTCAGTAGAGCGCTGGACGCGTATTTCGAGGTTCTCGACGCCTCGACCCTCGAAGAGATCGCCGCCAACGATCACGGCCTGCGCGGCGCGTTGAGCATGACCTTGGGTCGACCCACCAGCTGACGGTCCGGAGGGACGACATGCCCATTGACTTCGATCTCTCGGAACAACAGAAGAAGCTCAAGTATCAGGCACGCGAGTTCGCCACAGACGTACTGCGTCCGGTCGCCGAATATGCTGACGCCCTTAGTGATCCGCAAGAGGCCTTCGCCGCGATGCGGCCGGTGTACGAGGTGGCGGCCGAACTCGGTTTCACCACCATGTTCCTGCCCCGTGAATACGGTGGCGGCGGCGCGTCGAACGTCGACTTCCTCGTCGCCATCGAAGAACTGTGCGCTGTGGACCCCGGATTTCCCACGATCCTGCTGGTGAACGGACTGGCGCTGATGCCGATCCTGTGGCTCGGTAGCGACGAACAACGCGAGAAATGGCTCGGCAGAGCCACTTCGGACACCGACGGATCATTCCTCGCCGGCTGGGTGGTCAGCGAACGCGGTGGTACCGCCAACTTCGATCACCCCAACCCGACGGCCGGGATCCAACTCCTGGCCGACCAGACCGCAACGGGCGACTACACTCTCAACGGCGAGAAGCACTGGCCATGCAACTCAGGCGGTTGGGATCTGCACGGAGCCGACATCAACGTCTGCGTCGCACGCACCGACCGGACAAAAGGAGGCGCCGGCGGCTTGAGCGTCTTCATCGTCGAACGCGGCACTCCCGGAATTGACTACGAGGTCATCGATAAGATGGCCCACCGCACGTGTCAGAACGTCACCATGACTTTTCGCGATGTCGCTGTCCCCGAGCAGAACATCCTGGCCCGCGGCGAGGGGGACCTGCTCATCAACCGCAACTTCACCTGGTCCTCCCCGATCGCGAGCATCGCAGCGGTCGGGGTCGCCCGCAGCGCCTACGACTTCGCGTTGAAATGGGCCAAAACCTACACCGGCGGCGGCACCTCCCCGATCATCAACCACCAGGCCGTCGGAAACCTGCTCACCGAGATCGCCGGCCGCATCGAGGCCGGCCGCTACTTCAGCTGGAAAGCCGCACACTACATGGACAAACACGCCGGCCAGGGCCACGCCCTGGGCGGGATGAACAAGACGTTCTGCGGTGACCTCATGCAGAGCGTGGTCTACGACTGCATGCGCATCGTCGGCGTCAACGCCCTCGACCAGCGATTTCCACTCGCCAAGGCGTACCGCGAAGCGGCCGTCTTCCCACTCTACGATGCCGGCAACCTCGCCATGCAACGTCGCCGCGCCTGGGGCGTAATGACGGACAAGTCCTTCACCCCAGATACGTTCGTCGACAGCGAGCCGCTCGAGTTCACACGATCGATGCAGGGATTCGGTGTCCAGACCACTCATCGTGAATCCGAAACCTGACAAGGACTTGACGCATTGCAGCACAACAAATCACGCCGATCACAATGATTATGTCAAGTAAACTTGACACGGCGCTGGCCAGGCGGACGTTCGTGAACTGGTGCTGATGGGTCACCCGTGCACTACCTCCCACTGGGCTAGAAGTAAACTTGACAACGTGCTGGTGAGGCTGGTTGTCGGCCAGCTGTGGTGTCATGGGTCTGTGGTGCTGAACCGCCATGAAACCGTACGTGGCCTTCACCTCGATCTCCCGGGCAGCAGCCGCAACCGGCATGGCAGCTGGCCCAGCCGCACCCGTCGCGGTCAAACTGATCGACCCCATCCCGACAGTCGACCTCTACCTCGTGTGGTGCTCCACGACCACGAACCCGGCTGTCAACGCCTTCATCGACTGCATGGACGACACCACTACGTACAACCGGCCAGCAAAATCGCCACTCGCTCCATCGACGACCTAGTTCTCGCGGGATATGGGACGAGCGCCTATGCAGATCCCCGGGCTGACCCAGGGATCTCGACAGCAAAGTGAGTGCGCAGTGCGATTACGTCGCCAGCCCGCGAAACCTATTGATATGCAATATATTTCGTGTGCCGATAAGATACCTTATGTCAAGTAATCTTGACAACGTGCTGGTGTGAGCGCCTCGTGCCTTCTGCGAGCGTGTCCGCTGACCATCGCTTGCGAGCGCTAGAGCGCGGATGGCTGCTCGTCCGCGAGGCGAGCCGCGGCTCTCCCGTTTTCATTCATCGACGACTGACTCGATCATTTGTGACAAGGCGGCGTGAAGAAGCCGCCGATGCGGTCGACCTCGCCGGCGAGATTGATCTGGGAAAGCCCATGGCGTCAGCGCCTCGCCGCCTGCGACCTGGAGGCCGCCGGTAACAATGAGTGACCCTGCGCCAGACGGAAGGTCGACAACTCGTGGAGAGACGACACTTCGTCGGATGTCGGTGTGGGTTGTCTCTCGGTACTAGTCAACTAGTAACGCGCCGCAGGTCGTGTTATAGCGTCCTGGCATGGCCAAGTACCCAAGAGTTCGAGAGCAGCACATTGCCGTCTTCGGCGAGAGCGGGTCGGGCAAGACTGTTCTGGTTTCGTCGTTCTTCGGCCCGACCCAGGAGGGGTCGTACAAGAACGATCTCTGGGATCTCGTAGCTGATGACACCGGCCAGGGGGTGCGGCTCTACCAGAATTACCTCGGCATGCGGGACCGATCGACTGCGCCGATGCAAACCCGTTTCAAGGCCACGACCTACTATTTCTCGGTCAAACTTAAAGGGGGAGACAACGACGCAGCCAAGAAGAGGCCCTTCGATGTCCTCCGGCTCGCGTGGCACGACTATCCGGGCGAATGGTTCGAAGCTGAGCCCAGTAGCTCGGAAGAACACAACCGGCGAACCGACAACTTCCGTTCTCTGCTTCGGTCCGACGTCGCACTTTTGCTGGTAGACGGGCAGAAGCTGCTTGATTACCGCGGCGAAGAAGAGCGGTATCTTGCGTCTCTGATGGCGAACTTCCGTCAAGGGCTTCTGCGACTCAAGGACGACCTGTTGAAGGACGGGCCCATCATCGAGTTCCCCCGGGTGTGGATCTTAGCCTTGTCGAAAGCTGATCTGTTTCCAGACTGGGACGTCGACACATTTCGTGATCTGGTCATCCTCAAGGCAGCAGAGGACGTCGAACGCCTTCGATCGACCGTTGCCGGATTCATCGAGACTCCTGCTGCTCTGTCTATCGGGGAAGACTTCATGCTGCTCTCATCTGCCAAGTTCGAACTCAAGTCCAACGGTCCGCAGACGCTCGACATCGACCTCACGCAACGCGTTGGTCTCGATCTCGTCCTTCCGGTGGCGTCTCTTCTCCCGCTGGAACGCCGGGTGCAGTGGCACGAGAGGTTTGACATCCCCCGCAAGGTGCTCGACTCGCTCGCCGACGGTGCCGAGTTGCTGGCAGCTGGCCTAGCCGGAGGGAAATTCGCACCGGTCGATAAGTTTCTGGCCAGGATGGCAAAGGTAGACAGGGGAGGCAAGGTCGCCGCCATGGCGGTGCCAATCCTGGCAAAAGCAGTCCAGTTGGCAGGGCCGGAACTTAAGAAGATGAACGAGCAGGCCCGAGCGCAGCACGACTACCTGAGAGCGACACTGACGCAGTTCAAGCGGGACCTCGAGCAGGGAGTCATCGACAAAGTGATCAGGAACCCAAAGTGAATGCCACGTACCCCGATAGCGTGATTTGGGCCACTCGTGGTCGCACCTGGGGCTTTCGGTTTCTTCTGGATGCCGGACTCAGCGATCCGCTCGCGGACTACGAACGCGCTTTCGGAGATCTTCGAGACGCGCCGACCGCGTGGCGCCGCCAAAACGGCCAAGTCGCGCTGCGCTTTCCAGATCCGCTTGGGCGTCAAGACTCAGCAGGCCGTGTGATCCCCCACGAGTTCGTCCTTCTCGGCCACCTCGCTGCCACCGTAG contains:
- a CDS encoding histone-like nucleoid-structuring protein Lsr2; translation: MRWSWLGVDYHLDTSTANLEKIEAGQVSLATVLAKSTRIGGRARSTAPKHHPRPDTPPPADGGVRVWARRQGYDIAERGRIPVAITRAYNDAH
- a CDS encoding STAS domain-containing protein produces the protein MLENPTSSSVTITTTHREDLVIVTVAGSIDLLTAQQLTDAITIIAAGDPAGLIIDLTDVEFLASAGMSILLAAKQAVGPTGRFAVVAGGATHTPLQVGGLGEFILICSTLADAIDALS
- a CDS encoding amidohydrolase family protein; translated protein: MPAVSDVLKSGCWSACGQLGCGKNGRMKWTDTHVHIVDFLQRPADCDGLVRSLRDGGAERAVVFGLPVKKKWSTAEPLKPSYYLDDNAPCHYHSLTDVLVLDALAVFDEASDLQVAPLICGFDPTDRLAIEHLEAVWSRSDRWAGVGEVLLRHDDLTNLTRGETPVADHPAMDNVLSFCADKRVPISVHHDSSSAGRPSEHEYIEPFENAIRKHRATRIVWCHAGVSRRVHPDDQIDLVEALLSRHRNLTVELSWIILDAIVDGGDVNPDWRALICKFTDQFVVGSDSIADPDMITHRAGQIDRLLQALPRR
- a CDS encoding helix-turn-helix domain-containing protein, translated to MATQTQALTSETFLPEHADQLAPVLSFLQAHERSAGTTAQPAYALVGVDEHDRIELPENLHQVLKRVVEAMSQGRAVTVAPQSMTLTTQQAADLLGVSRPTIVRLINDDQIAAERVGNRHRLLLDDVLAYRDARRTRQYDAIAVTSVPIDVEDDPEVIRRQLREARKAVAARRKTAKKAG
- a CDS encoding PIN domain-containing protein; protein product: MFVAVLDTCVLWPSLQRDVLLSLAAENLYRPLWSDAILEELEFHEARKLVDRGADPERAAARAAHLVEQMAAAFDDACVVGWEVLDGSFSLPDPDDEHLVAAAVIGGAEAIVSNNISDLPKGECPLRFR
- a CDS encoding acyl-CoA dehydrogenase family protein; amino-acid sequence: MSINFTMSTEQRKLQHEVREFSENVLAPVIAEADAEPNPLIGFQMTKPAYIESYHAGIAMCMLPMQYGGGGVSCVDLVIAAEEICVVDPGFACTVLCNGLGLMPVAWYGSDEQKEKFLTAATSDPTGEYLGGWTASEPPGNPAGTANFDIQLPRPAGVGLTAVRDGDDYIVNGRKYWPSSAGWDERGVNAGTLIVRTDSDKGGTEGLSALILERDTPGVTFKHLDKIGHRLASNAEIVFEDARIPAANLLPGAVGNGDLVINRNFAWSGPVAAIAAVGMARAAYEMALDWAKNNTAGGLQPIIGFQNVGYVLGDVASKIEMARYFSWRAADYLDKHDQHAELVGAMNKIQVTELMFDCVYKCMQIVGVNSLETKNGFGKLLREAAVLPIYDGGNMGMQRRRVHGIIADPAFNPRAIMEDEYVRFGKEHESIGTIAG
- a CDS encoding Rrf2 family transcriptional regulator; translated protein: MKHTTHADYALRVLLYLRVAPGRRGSVGDIAAAHKISRNHLDKVVQRLAGAGLVETVRGRAGGVHLVRDPSEITVGEIMRTMETDFAVVECLGPVRYCRIAGVCGARDVFSRALDAYFEVLDASTLEEIAANDHGLRGALSMTLGRPTS
- a CDS encoding acyl-CoA dehydrogenase family protein, translating into MPIDFDLSEQQKKLKYQAREFATDVLRPVAEYADALSDPQEAFAAMRPVYEVAAELGFTTMFLPREYGGGGASNVDFLVAIEELCAVDPGFPTILLVNGLALMPILWLGSDEQREKWLGRATSDTDGSFLAGWVVSERGGTANFDHPNPTAGIQLLADQTATGDYTLNGEKHWPCNSGGWDLHGADINVCVARTDRTKGGAGGLSVFIVERGTPGIDYEVIDKMAHRTCQNVTMTFRDVAVPEQNILARGEGDLLINRNFTWSSPIASIAAVGVARSAYDFALKWAKTYTGGGTSPIINHQAVGNLLTEIAGRIEAGRYFSWKAAHYMDKHAGQGHALGGMNKTFCGDLMQSVVYDCMRIVGVNALDQRFPLAKAYREAAVFPLYDAGNLAMQRRRAWGVMTDKSFTPDTFVDSEPLEFTRSMQGFGVQTTHRESET